A single window of Thermodesulfobacteriota bacterium DNA harbors:
- a CDS encoding HEPN domain-containing protein, translating to MKGDEKNALIEHRIARAMDTIEEVSFLIKNKKLLLAVNRIYYGMFYILSALSLRYDFSTSKHQQLIGWFNKEFISSGEIDRRYGRILHNAYNNRSTGDYDDFAEFDEKDVKNSFDEMKEFIKTIKVLL from the coding sequence ATGAAAGGTGATGAGAAAAATGCGCTAATTGAACATAGAATTGCAAGAGCAATGGATACCATTGAAGAAGTCTCATTTTTGATCAAGAACAAAAAGCTTCTTCTGGCAGTTAATAGAATATACTATGGAATGTTCTATATACTATCAGCTCTTTCCTTAAGATATGACTTTTCTACCTCAAAACACCAACAACTGATCGGTTGGTTCAACAAGGAGTTCATCTCCTCCGGTGAGATTGACCGAAGATATGGCAGGATACTGCACAATGCTTATAATAATAGGTCTACGGGAGATTATGATGATTTTGCAGAGTTTGACGAAAAGGATGTCAAGAATTCCTTCGATGAAATGAAGGAATTTATCAAAACAATCAAAGTATTGTTGTAA
- a CDS encoding flavin reductase family protein: MKKIKLGPQTLLFPMPAVLVGSTVGGKPNFMTAAWCGIASHQPPALAVAIREIRFTMKGIEANQSFSINVPSADLAKKVDFCGIYSGKKKDKSKIFQVYYGDLKTAPLIEECPVNLECKVIHSIHLGSHTLVVGEIMETHINDNCLTEGNADAAKIDPLVYSTGTAQYQRLGEVIGKAFHMGKE, translated from the coding sequence ATGAAAAAAATAAAACTCGGGCCCCAGACGCTGCTTTTTCCCATGCCCGCTGTGCTGGTGGGATCAACAGTAGGCGGGAAGCCCAATTTTATGACCGCAGCATGGTGCGGCATCGCTTCGCACCAACCGCCTGCTCTTGCTGTGGCCATTCGGGAGATCCGGTTTACCATGAAAGGCATAGAAGCAAACCAAAGCTTTTCCATTAATGTTCCGTCTGCTGACTTGGCAAAAAAAGTCGACTTTTGTGGTATCTATTCAGGGAAAAAGAAAGATAAGTCTAAAATATTTCAGGTCTACTACGGAGATTTAAAGACCGCCCCGCTTATCGAAGAATGCCCGGTCAACCTTGAATGCAAAGTGATTCATTCCATTCATCTCGGAAGTCATACCCTGGTGGTGGGTGAAATCATGGAAACCCATATAAATGACAATTGCTTAACTGAGGGAAATGCAGATGCCGCCAAGATAGATCCCCTGGTCTATTCCACCGGAACGGCACAATACCAGCGACTGGGAGAAGTGATAGGCAAGGCATTTCACATGGGAAAGGAGTAG